Proteins from a single region of Hermetia illucens chromosome 3, iHerIll2.2.curated.20191125, whole genome shotgun sequence:
- the LOC119651025 gene encoding flotillin-1-like, with the protein MRNLLGIRKTRTTPLHPQSDGMVERFNKTLKDHLAKVVSENQRDWDRHIPIFLMAYRSAEHSTTGESPATVIFGNNIRMPADLKFGTPPGYSGIMSEYVSELQNKLNYVHHLVRKRLRITSDRMKTLYDRRANTAGFQADALVWLYNPKRQKGLSPKLQADWEGPYLVITRINDVVYRIQRHGKPRAKMKVAEQMQVKVVERTQEIAVQEQEMQRREKELEATVRRPAEAEKYRLEKIAEANRNRVIVEAQAEAKS; encoded by the exons ATGCGCAACTTGTTAGGAATCCGAAAAACTCGCACGACACCGTTACACCCTCAATCGGACGGCATGGTCGAAAGATTCAACAAGACCCTCAAGGACCATCTTGCCAAGGTCGTTAGCGAGAATCAACGCGATTGGGACCGCCATATTCCCATATTCTTGATGGCTTACCGATCAGCAGAACACTCGACAACCGGGGAGTCGCCCGCCACAGTAATTTTTGGAAACAATATCCGGATGCCAGCCGATCTGAAATTCGGAACACCGCCGGGATATTCAGGCATCATGTCGGAGTACGTTAGCGAACTGcaaaacaaattgaattatGTACACCACTTGGTAAGGAAACGGTTACGAATTACCAGCGACCGCATGAAGACACTGTACGACAGGCGGGCTAATACCGCAGGTTTCCAGGCTGACGCTCTGGTGTGGCTCTACAACCCGAAACGACAAAAAGGTTTATCACCGAAACTACAAGCGGACTGGGAAGGGCCGTACCTGGTGATTACCCGCATCAATGACGTCGTTTATCGTATTCAACGGCACGGAAAACCGAGAGCGAAGATGAAAGTG GCAGAACAAATGCAGGTGAAGGTGGTCGAACGCACACAGGAGATTGCTGTTCAGGAGCAAGAGATGCAGCGTCGGGAAAAGGAATTGGAAGCAACTGTGCGACGACCAGCTGAAGCAGAAAAATACCGACTAGAGAAAATTGCGGAAGCGAATAGAAATAGAGTGATTGTGGAAGCGCAAGCAGAAGCGAAATCGTGA
- the LOC119651026 gene encoding pharyngeal muscle protein 2-like, producing the protein MPRDIYSLKVSELKAELAKRGLPTRGNKASLLAELIEALTNEGFDPDTYEFPEAKELSDDSETEQSPEQAPTKTDKIMEMLSAMTSTMN; encoded by the coding sequence ATGCCGCGAGATATTTATTCGCTTAAGGTGAGTGAGCTAAAGGCTGAGCTCGCGAAACGAGGATTGCCGACGCGAGGTAATAAAGCCAGCCTTTTAGCGGAATTAATAGAAGCCCTCACGAACGAAGGATTCGACCCGGATACCTACGAATtcccggaagcgaaagaattatCGGATGACTCGGAAACTGAACAATCCCCCGAGCAGGCACCAACCAAAACCGacaaaataatggaaatgcTGTCAGCTATGACATCGACGATGAATTAA